From one Acidibrevibacterium fodinaquatile genomic stretch:
- a CDS encoding ATP-binding protein: MDPCLTEAALRIADALERLAPPRPAALDLAAADAFVWQPERKHLHPVATVSRVAIGLLQGIDRQKTLLLDNTLRFAAGFPANNAMLWGARGMGKSSLVKAAHAEANARAAGSLVLIEIHREDIATLPDLLRGLRGQSRRILIFCDDLSFEREDADYKALKSVLDGGIEGRPQNVLFYATSNRRHLMPRDMIENERSTAINPSEATEEKVSLSDRFGLWIGFHNCDQDTFFAMIEGYATALALPITPEALRAEAVEWSVTRGGRSGRVAWQFIQDLAGRLGVRAG; encoded by the coding sequence ATGGACCCGTGCCTCACCGAAGCCGCTCTTCGCATCGCCGACGCGCTCGAGCGCCTCGCCCCGCCGCGCCCTGCCGCCCTCGATCTTGCGGCAGCGGATGCTTTCGTCTGGCAGCCGGAGCGCAAGCACCTGCACCCGGTCGCCACCGTCTCGCGCGTTGCGATCGGCCTTTTGCAAGGGATCGACCGCCAGAAAACCCTGCTTTTGGATAATACGCTCCGCTTCGCCGCCGGTTTTCCCGCCAATAACGCGATGCTGTGGGGGGCGCGCGGGATGGGCAAATCCTCGCTGGTGAAAGCCGCCCACGCCGAGGCCAATGCGCGCGCCGCCGGAAGCCTGGTTTTGATCGAAATCCATCGCGAGGATATCGCGACATTGCCCGATCTCCTGCGTGGCCTTCGCGGCCAGAGCCGGCGGATTCTGATTTTCTGCGACGATCTCTCCTTCGAGCGCGAGGATGCGGATTACAAGGCGCTGAAATCGGTGCTCGATGGCGGGATCGAAGGCAGACCCCAGAACGTGCTGTTCTACGCGACCTCGAACCGCCGCCACCTGATGCCACGCGACATGATCGAGAACGAGCGCTCGACCGCGATCAACCCCTCGGAAGCGACGGAGGAGAAGGTTTCGCTCTCTGATCGCTTCGGGCTTTGGATTGGCTTTCACAATTGTGATCAGGATACATTCTTCGCGATGATCGAAGGCTATGCGACGGCGCTTGCGCTCCCGATCACGCCGGAAGCGCTGCGGGCCGAGGCGGTGGAATGGTCGGTGACGCGCGGTGGGCGGAGCGGGCGCGTCGCCTGGCAGTTCATCCAAGATCTCGCCGGCCGGCTCGGCGTGCGCGCCGGTTAG
- a CDS encoding DUF1499 domain-containing protein, with amino-acid sequence MTLIATLLSLLFPACGQSGAAGIAPAPPDFLSHFERPASPNSALAAPAGFTPKPDITLAPYPVPAAALAADLRAVALAAPRTYQLSASADGLDLQFVARSAIANFPDLIVARISSRGETGSSLVLYSHSLYGYSDFGVNQKRLRTWLAALDQRLPPAQNRPEGQ; translated from the coding sequence TTGACCCTGATCGCAACTTTGCTCAGCCTGCTATTCCCCGCCTGCGGCCAGAGTGGTGCCGCCGGCATCGCACCGGCGCCGCCTGATTTCCTGAGCCATTTCGAACGCCCGGCAAGCCCCAATTCGGCGCTTGCCGCCCCCGCCGGCTTCACCCCCAAACCGGATATCACCCTCGCCCCCTATCCGGTGCCGGCGGCGGCGCTTGCTGCGGATCTTCGGGCGGTCGCGCTCGCCGCGCCGCGCACCTATCAACTCAGCGCGAGCGCGGATGGCCTTGATCTGCAATTCGTGGCACGGAGCGCCATCGCCAATTTTCCCGACCTGATCGTTGCACGAATTTCATCGCGCGGTGAAACGGGAAGCAGCCTCGTTCTTTATAGTCACAGTCTCTACGGCTATTCCGATTTTGGTGTGAACCAGAAACGCCTGCGCACATGGCTCGCCGCCCTCGACCAACGTCTGCCACCGGCGCAGAACCGACCCGAAGGACAATGA
- a CDS encoding ABC transporter ATP-binding protein/permease: MIKLGPFLKDVWLIARPYFHSEEKWSARLLLGVIILLNLSLVGMDVVLNFWNGAFYDSLQNKDWRAFVDLLFLYHRGSDGSFMPGFSAVAAIYIIVAVYRTYLNQWLQIRWRRWLTRGFIDQWLSDRAYYRISLTTSAAGLGTDNPDQRIAEDLRSFVGDTLSLGLDLLSNIVSLISFVGILWSLSGSVHLLGVTIGGYMVWVALIYAIIGTWLTHLVGRPLATLSFRQQRFEADFRFSLVRLRENVEGIALYGGEEDEHAALLTRFSAVVMNWWAIMQRTKLLNALTSGYQQIAVVFPIIVAAPRYFGGQIPLGGLTRTASAFGQVQGAMSWFVGSYASLAAWSATVERLASFQRSIEAARAQAGSGIAVTESAGDSLDLHHLHITLPNGKSLIEEDAYRFLRGESVVISGRSGLGKSTLFRAIAGIWPFGEGKIVRPQGSYLFLPQRPYLPLGSLRHIVTYPAAADSMSDEMIAEALRKAGLGALVERLGEEHDWSLLLSGGEQQRLAIARALLIRPDWLFLDEATSNLDPEAEAELYQLLKRELPGTTVISIAHNPGVAAFHDRKITLSARADQAGTLREPTQTAPA; this comes from the coding sequence ATGATCAAGCTCGGCCCGTTTCTCAAGGATGTCTGGCTCATCGCCCGGCCCTATTTCCACTCCGAGGAAAAATGGTCGGCGCGTCTTTTGCTCGGCGTCATCATCCTGCTCAATCTCTCGTTGGTCGGGATGGACGTGGTTTTGAATTTCTGGAACGGGGCGTTTTATGATTCGCTGCAGAACAAGGATTGGCGGGCTTTCGTCGATCTTCTGTTCCTCTATCACCGCGGCAGCGACGGCAGCTTCATGCCCGGGTTTTCGGCGGTCGCGGCGATCTACATCATCGTCGCGGTCTATCGCACCTATCTCAATCAATGGCTGCAAATCCGCTGGCGGCGCTGGCTGACCCGCGGGTTCATCGATCAATGGCTCTCCGACCGCGCTTATTACCGCATCAGCCTCACCACCAGCGCCGCCGGCCTCGGTACCGACAACCCCGACCAGCGCATCGCCGAGGATTTGCGGAGCTTCGTCGGCGATACGCTCTCGCTCGGGCTCGATCTCCTCTCGAACATCGTCTCGCTGATCAGCTTCGTCGGGATTCTCTGGAGTCTGTCCGGCTCGGTCCATCTGCTGGGCGTCACCATCGGCGGCTACATGGTGTGGGTCGCGCTGATCTACGCCATTATCGGCACCTGGCTCACCCATCTCGTCGGCCGCCCGCTCGCGACCTTGAGCTTCCGCCAGCAGCGCTTCGAGGCCGATTTCCGCTTCTCTCTCGTCCGCTTGCGCGAAAACGTCGAGGGCATCGCCCTCTATGGCGGCGAGGAGGATGAGCATGCCGCCCTCCTGACCCGCTTCTCGGCGGTGGTCATGAATTGGTGGGCGATCATGCAGCGGACCAAGCTTTTGAACGCGCTGACCTCGGGCTACCAGCAGATCGCCGTCGTGTTCCCGATCATCGTCGCCGCCCCGCGCTATTTTGGTGGCCAGATCCCGCTCGGCGGCTTGACGCGAACGGCGAGCGCCTTCGGCCAGGTGCAGGGCGCGATGTCGTGGTTCGTCGGCTCCTACGCCTCGCTCGCGGCGTGGAGTGCGACGGTCGAACGTCTCGCGAGCTTCCAGCGCAGCATCGAGGCTGCCCGCGCCCAGGCCGGCAGCGGCATCGCTGTCACCGAAAGCGCCGGCGACAGTCTCGATCTTCACCATCTTCACATCACGCTGCCCAACGGCAAGAGTCTGATCGAAGAAGACGCGTATCGCTTTCTGCGTGGCGAGTCGGTGGTGATCAGCGGGCGGTCCGGGCTTGGCAAATCGACCCTGTTTCGCGCCATCGCCGGCATCTGGCCGTTCGGCGAGGGCAAGATCGTGCGCCCTCAAGGAAGCTATCTCTTTCTGCCGCAACGGCCCTATCTGCCGCTCGGCTCGCTCCGCCATATCGTAACCTACCCCGCCGCCGCCGATAGTATGAGCGACGAGATGATCGCCGAGGCGTTGCGAAAGGCCGGGCTCGGCGCGCTCGTCGAGCGGCTTGGCGAGGAGCATGATTGGTCGCTCTTGCTCTCGGGCGGCGAACAGCAGCGCCTTGCCATCGCGCGCGCTTTGCTGATCCGCCCGGATTGGCTATTCCTCGATGAGGCGACGAGCAATCTCGACCCTGAGGCGGAAGCGGAACTCTATCAGCTGCTTAAGCGGGAATTGCCGGGAACGACGGTGATCTCGATCGCGCATAACCCAGGCGTTGCCGCCTTTCATGACCGCAAAATCACGCTTTCCGCGCGCGCCGACCAAGCCGGCACGCTGCGCGAACCGACGCAAACGGCCCCCGCTTAG
- a CDS encoding SMP-30/gluconolactonase/LRE family protein, whose protein sequence is MFAPPPEIPCAVFARLPDSLRNADASHEWVAAQPAGGPERSLLEGPSFDRNGDLWCVDLLNGRILKLSPGGEFSVVARYDGWPNGLKIHRDGRVFIADHKHGLMVLDPASGAVRPWLERVGVERFKGVNDLFFAANGDLYFTDQGLTDLHDPSGRLLRVRADGRIDCLLDNIPSPNGLVMNADESALYLAVTRANAVWRVPLARDGGVVKVGTFIQLSGGGGPDGLALDAEGRLLVAHVGMGSVWVFDARGEPVGRIRAPEGAFTTNLAFGGPDNRSLFITESASATILRAEMPTPGKTMFSHQ, encoded by the coding sequence GTGTTCGCGCCCCCACCCGAAATCCCCTGTGCCGTCTTCGCCCGTCTCCCGGACTCCCTCCGCAACGCCGATGCGAGCCATGAATGGGTGGCAGCACAGCCCGCCGGCGGGCCGGAGCGCTCGCTCCTCGAGGGGCCGTCATTTGATCGCAACGGCGATCTCTGGTGCGTCGATCTCCTCAACGGGCGCATCCTGAAGCTCTCGCCGGGCGGGGAATTCTCCGTCGTCGCGCGCTATGACGGCTGGCCGAACGGGCTCAAAATTCATCGCGATGGGCGGGTTTTCATCGCCGATCACAAGCACGGGCTGATGGTGCTCGATCCCGCAAGCGGCGCGGTGAGACCGTGGCTGGAGCGGGTCGGCGTCGAGCGCTTCAAGGGCGTGAATGACCTCTTTTTTGCCGCCAACGGCGATCTCTATTTCACCGATCAGGGGCTGACCGATCTCCATGACCCCTCGGGGCGGCTCCTTCGGGTGCGCGCCGACGGGCGGATTGACTGCTTGCTCGACAATATCCCCAGCCCCAACGGCCTGGTGATGAACGCCGATGAGAGCGCGCTTTATCTTGCAGTGACGCGCGCCAACGCGGTCTGGCGGGTGCCGCTCGCGCGCGATGGCGGGGTCGTCAAGGTCGGCACCTTCATCCAGCTCTCGGGCGGCGGCGGGCCGGACGGGCTCGCGCTCGACGCCGAGGGACGGCTGCTCGTCGCCCATGTCGGCATGGGCTCGGTCTGGGTGTTTGACGCGAGAGGCGAGCCCGTCGGGCGCATCCGCGCACCCGAAGGGGCGTTCACCACCAATCTTGCCTTCGGCGGGCCGGACAATCGCTCTCTCTTCATCACCGAAAGCGCGAGCGCAACCATTCTGCGCGCCGAAATGCCAACGCCCGGCAAGACGATGTTCTCCCATCAATAG
- a CDS encoding MFS transporter, translating to MPPATLPTAPAPDALERETIRRVAWRLMPLLMLGYFCAYLDRVNVGYAGLQMNKALGFSSSVFGFGSGIFFFGYFLFELPSNLVLAKVGARRWIARILLTWGVISGLTALVWNDWSFYGIRFLLGLAEAGYYPGVVLFLTWWFPSYYRTRMMAFFMLASVISLIIGPLVSGQLLELDGWLGIAGWKWLFIVEALPAIVMAFVTLRYLTDRPEEAKWLRPDQRAWLAKRLAEEQSQREDIRRFELGEALRNPRVWWLTLVYFGQNLSNYGFLIFLPQIIKAFGVSYGMTGVIGAIPFVFAAFAMLAWGWHSDHTGERSWHVAIACFVAAIGLSVCIFIHNSPVLLMLALIFAQMGQASISPTFWSLPTAMLTGVAAAGGIALINSVGNLGGFAGPYIYGLVKDATGNDMIALVAIALPVVVSGVVVLILGHDRRLERIPPASAHPRA from the coding sequence ATGCCGCCGGCGACACTACCGACTGCCCCCGCCCCTGACGCCTTGGAGCGGGAAACCATCCGCCGCGTCGCCTGGCGGCTGATGCCGCTCCTCATGCTCGGCTATTTCTGCGCCTATCTTGACCGCGTCAATGTCGGCTATGCCGGTTTGCAGATGAACAAGGCGCTCGGCTTTTCCTCGAGCGTGTTCGGCTTCGGCTCCGGTATTTTCTTCTTCGGCTATTTCCTATTCGAATTGCCAAGCAATCTGGTGCTCGCCAAAGTCGGCGCGCGGCGCTGGATCGCACGCATTCTGCTGACCTGGGGTGTGATCTCCGGCCTCACCGCGTTGGTCTGGAACGATTGGAGTTTCTACGGCATCCGCTTTTTGCTCGGGCTTGCCGAGGCGGGATATTATCCAGGCGTCGTTCTCTTTCTCACCTGGTGGTTTCCCTCCTATTACCGCACCCGCATGATGGCGTTTTTCATGCTGGCAAGCGTGATTTCGCTCATCATTGGGCCGCTGGTCTCCGGGCAGTTGCTCGAACTCGATGGCTGGCTCGGCATCGCGGGCTGGAAATGGTTGTTCATCGTCGAGGCGCTGCCCGCGATCGTGATGGCCTTCGTCACGCTCCGCTATCTCACCGACCGGCCGGAGGAGGCCAAATGGCTCCGCCCCGATCAGCGCGCTTGGCTTGCCAAGCGCTTGGCCGAGGAGCAGAGCCAACGCGAGGACATTCGGCGCTTCGAACTCGGCGAGGCGCTGCGCAACCCGCGCGTTTGGTGGCTGACGCTGGTTTATTTCGGCCAGAATCTCTCCAATTACGGGTTTCTGATATTTCTGCCGCAGATCATCAAGGCGTTCGGCGTGAGCTACGGCATGACCGGGGTGATCGGCGCCATTCCCTTCGTGTTCGCCGCCTTCGCGATGCTCGCCTGGGGCTGGCATTCGGACCATACCGGCGAGCGGAGCTGGCACGTCGCCATTGCCTGCTTCGTTGCCGCGATCGGGCTTTCGGTTTGCATTTTCATCCACAACTCGCCGGTTCTCTTGATGCTCGCGCTGATTTTCGCGCAGATGGGCCAGGCGAGCATTTCGCCCACCTTCTGGTCCCTGCCGACCGCGATGTTGACCGGCGTCGCCGCGGCGGGGGGGATCGCGCTGATCAACTCGGTCGGCAATCTCGGCGGCTTCGCCGGCCCCTATATCTACGGCCTAGTCAAGGACGCGACCGGCAACGACATGATCGCACTCGTCGCCATCGCGCTCCCGGTGGTGGTGTCAGGGGTCGTCGTCCTCATCCTCGGCCATGACCGGCGGCTGGAGCGGATTCCGCCCGCGTCCGCGCACCCCCGCGCCTGA
- the yajC gene encoding preprotein translocase subunit YajC — MFPSLISPAYAQSANALMANATQFAPLVLIFGVFYFLLIRPQQQRQKELKRALAALKRGDRVVTAGGIVATVQKLREGSNEVEVEIAPNVRVLVLRETISTVLQQTAANDAKPPAKVAGG, encoded by the coding sequence ATGTTCCCCTCCCTGATTTCTCCCGCCTACGCCCAGAGCGCCAACGCCCTAATGGCGAACGCGACCCAGTTCGCCCCCCTCGTGCTGATCTTCGGGGTCTTCTACTTCCTCCTCATCCGCCCGCAGCAGCAACGCCAGAAAGAGCTGAAACGCGCACTTGCAGCGCTCAAGCGCGGCGATCGGGTGGTGACCGCCGGCGGCATCGTCGCGACGGTGCAGAAACTGCGCGAAGGCTCAAACGAGGTCGAAGTGGAGATCGCGCCCAATGTCCGCGTCCTGGTGCTACGCGAGACCATCAGCACGGTTTTGCAGCAAACCGCCGCCAATGATGCGAAACCGCCGGCCAAAGTGGCCGGCGGCTGA
- a CDS encoding acyl-CoA dehydrogenase family protein: MDFMPSPAQDAIRAAISQLCADFDDEYWLAQDRAGTFPADFHRAMAEAGFLGIAMPEAVGGAGLGITEAALMMERIAASGAGMSGASAVHINIFGLHPVVVFGSAEQRARMLPPLIAGREKACFAVTEPDTGLNTLALKTRAERQGDSYVIHGQKIWISTAGVADRMLLLARTMPLDRVRRKTEGLSLFYTKLDRRFVEVRRIEKMGRHAVDSNMLFIDGLVIPEADRIGAEGEGFRAILHGMNPERILIAAEAVGLGRAALRRASAYANERVVFGRKIGQNQGIQHPLAQRWAELEAAFLMVLKAATLYDRGEECGAEANAAKYLAGEAGFHACETAVMTHGGMGYAQEYHVERYLRESLIPRLAPVSPQLALSFIAEKMLGLPKSY, translated from the coding sequence ATGGATTTCATGCCAAGCCCCGCCCAGGACGCGATACGCGCCGCGATTTCCCAGCTTTGCGCCGACTTTGACGACGAGTATTGGCTCGCGCAGGACCGCGCTGGCACTTTTCCCGCCGATTTCCATCGCGCCATGGCGGAGGCGGGATTTCTTGGCATCGCCATGCCCGAGGCCGTCGGCGGCGCCGGGCTCGGCATCACCGAAGCGGCGCTGATGATGGAGCGGATCGCCGCGTCCGGCGCCGGCATGAGCGGGGCCTCGGCGGTTCATATCAATATCTTTGGCCTCCATCCGGTGGTGGTGTTCGGCAGCGCCGAACAGCGCGCGCGGATGCTGCCGCCGCTGATCGCCGGCCGGGAAAAAGCCTGTTTTGCGGTCACCGAACCCGATACCGGGCTCAACACTTTGGCGCTCAAGACCCGCGCCGAGCGCCAGGGCGATTCTTACGTCATCCATGGCCAGAAAATTTGGATCTCGACCGCGGGCGTTGCCGATCGCATGCTTTTGCTCGCCCGCACGATGCCGCTCGATCGCGTGCGGCGGAAAACCGAGGGCTTGAGCCTCTTTTATACCAAGCTCGACCGCCGCTTCGTCGAGGTGCGCCGGATCGAGAAAATGGGCCGGCACGCGGTCGATTCGAACATGCTGTTCATCGACGGCCTGGTGATCCCGGAGGCCGATCGCATTGGCGCCGAAGGGGAGGGGTTCCGCGCCATTCTGCATGGCATGAACCCAGAGCGCATCCTGATCGCCGCCGAGGCCGTCGGGCTGGGCCGCGCGGCGCTCCGCCGCGCCAGCGCCTATGCCAATGAACGCGTCGTGTTCGGGCGCAAGATCGGCCAGAATCAAGGCATCCAGCACCCGCTCGCGCAGCGGTGGGCGGAGCTTGAGGCGGCGTTCCTGATGGTGCTCAAGGCGGCAACCCTCTATGACCGCGGCGAGGAATGTGGCGCCGAGGCCAACGCCGCGAAATATCTCGCCGGCGAGGCCGGGTTTCATGCCTGTGAGACCGCCGTGATGACCCATGGCGGCATGGGCTATGCGCAGGAATATCATGTTGAACGTTATCTGCGCGAAAGCCTGATCCCGCGTCTCGCGCCGGTTAGCCCACAGCTTGCGCTTTCCTTCATTGCTGAAAAAATGCTCGGGTTGCCGAAATCCTATTGA
- a CDS encoding superoxide dismutase has protein sequence MAFELPPLPYAAGALAAHGMCQETLELHHGKHHQAYVTALNGFVEKNDALKGKSLEEIVTFSHGKPDLAPVFNNAGQHWNHMLFWPAMSPTHGGRIPGKLEKKLIEDFGGVAQFKDAFKTAATGQFGSGWAWLVLASDGKLKVTKTPNGSNPLATGEGRALLGCDVWEHSYYLDFRNRRPDYVQNWLDKLANYEFAESKLANA, from the coding sequence ATGGCCTTCGAACTTCCCCCGCTTCCCTATGCCGCCGGTGCGCTCGCCGCGCATGGCATGTGCCAGGAGACGCTGGAGCTGCATCACGGCAAGCACCATCAGGCCTATGTCACCGCGCTGAATGGCTTCGTCGAGAAGAATGACGCGCTCAAGGGCAAGAGCCTGGAAGAGATCGTGACTTTCTCCCACGGGAAGCCCGATCTCGCGCCGGTGTTCAACAATGCCGGCCAGCATTGGAACCACATGCTGTTCTGGCCGGCGATGAGCCCGACCCATGGCGGGCGTATCCCGGGCAAGCTCGAGAAAAAGCTGATCGAAGATTTCGGCGGCGTCGCGCAGTTCAAGGACGCCTTCAAGACCGCCGCGACCGGGCAGTTCGGCTCCGGCTGGGCGTGGCTGGTGCTCGCCTCCGACGGCAAGCTGAAAGTGACCAAGACCCCGAACGGTTCCAACCCGCTCGCGACCGGCGAGGGAAGGGCGTTGCTTGGCTGTGACGTCTGGGAGCACAGCTACTATCTCGATTTCCGCAACCGCCGCCCGGATTACGTGCAGAATTGGCTCGACAAACTCGCCAATTACGAGTTCGCCGAAAGCAAGCTCGCAAACGCGTAA